In the genome of Bacillus sp. S3, one region contains:
- a CDS encoding fatty acid--CoA ligase family protein — protein MNLSAQFHKTAKIFAEKPAYYFMGQASTYAELDGAITKFASGLEKLGVRRGDHVALLLGNSPHFVISLYGALRLGATVIPINPIYTADEISYILNNGDVKAVVALDLAVPLVEKMHAFLPKIEHYVFCETKPDSLAPFEMENLSLYSKMKSFSEVVASGEITFRGPELEDDDTAIILYTSGTTGKPKGAMLTHRNLFSNAKDVGDYLKMHNDDRVVTVLPMFHVFCLTVALNAPLLSGATLLIAPKFSPKEIFALIKDHGATVFAGVPTMYNFLYQYPEGNPENLKSLRLCISGGASLPVALLKNFEQKFNVLVSEGYGLSEASPVTCFNPLDRPRKPGSIGTSILHVKNKVVDELGEEVPVGGVGELVVHGPNVMKGYYKMPEETAAAIRNGWLYTGDMARVDEDGYIFIVDRKKDLIIVGGFNVYPREVEEVIYNHPEVVEVAVVGVPDPDQGEAVNAYVVSKNPELTAEQVRSYCIEHLAKYKVPTTIEFLVELPKNTTGKILRRALKTQVTQAAAR, from the coding sequence ATGAATCTTTCTGCACAGTTTCATAAAACAGCAAAGATTTTTGCCGAAAAACCGGCGTATTATTTTATGGGCCAGGCAAGTACCTACGCCGAATTAGATGGGGCCATAACAAAGTTTGCTTCAGGGTTAGAAAAATTAGGAGTCAGGAGAGGGGATCACGTCGCCTTATTGCTCGGGAACTCACCACACTTTGTCATCAGTCTTTATGGGGCATTACGGTTAGGGGCAACCGTCATTCCTATTAATCCGATTTACACGGCCGATGAAATTAGCTACATCTTAAATAACGGCGATGTGAAAGCGGTTGTTGCACTTGACTTAGCAGTTCCGTTAGTGGAAAAAATGCATGCCTTTTTGCCCAAAATTGAACATTACGTATTTTGTGAAACGAAGCCAGATAGCTTAGCACCTTTTGAAATGGAAAACCTTTCTCTTTACTCAAAAATGAAATCGTTTTCAGAAGTAGTCGCTTCTGGGGAAATAACCTTCCGGGGTCCCGAACTCGAGGACGATGATACAGCCATTATTCTTTATACCTCCGGAACAACCGGAAAACCAAAGGGAGCCATGTTAACTCATAGGAATTTGTTTAGCAATGCCAAAGATGTTGGCGACTACTTGAAAATGCATAACGACGACAGGGTGGTAACTGTTCTTCCAATGTTTCATGTTTTCTGTTTAACCGTTGCTTTAAACGCACCGTTACTTAGCGGGGCTACTTTGTTGATTGCACCGAAATTTAGTCCAAAGGAAATCTTTGCGTTAATAAAAGACCACGGTGCTACCGTTTTTGCAGGCGTTCCAACGATGTATAATTTTCTTTATCAATATCCGGAAGGAAATCCAGAGAACCTGAAATCATTACGGCTTTGTATTTCCGGCGGTGCATCGCTCCCTGTTGCCCTCTTAAAGAACTTTGAGCAGAAATTTAATGTGTTGGTTTCTGAGGGGTATGGATTGTCGGAAGCATCTCCCGTCACCTGCTTTAACCCGCTGGATAGGCCGCGCAAACCCGGTTCCATTGGTACATCGATTTTGCATGTGAAAAACAAGGTAGTGGATGAACTGGGTGAAGAGGTTCCTGTCGGCGGAGTTGGTGAATTGGTTGTCCATGGACCAAATGTGATGAAGGGCTATTATAAAATGCCGGAAGAAACGGCAGCAGCTATTCGTAACGGCTGGCTTTATACAGGAGACATGGCAAGAGTGGATGAAGACGGTTATATATTTATTGTTGACCGGAAAAAGGATTTAATCATCGTTGGCGGCTTCAATGTTTATCCACGGGAGGTTGAAGAAGTGATCTATAATCATCCGGAGGTTGTTGAGGTGGCTGTGGTTGGTGTTCCAGATCCTGATCAAGGCGAGGCGGTAAATGCCTATGTTGTGAGTAAGAACCCAGAGCTTACAGCAGAACAAGTGCGGAGCTATTGTATAGAGCACCTAGCCAAATATAAAGTTCCTACAACCATTGAGTTCCTTGTAGAACTGCCAAAAAATACAACTGGAAAAATATTGAGACGTGCACTTAAAACACAGGTTACACAGGCAGCTGCAAGGTAA
- a CDS encoding enoyl-CoA hydratase-related protein, translating to MEQIVLAVNNHIAIVTINRAEALNAFNYETLLELQSKVEEIRINSRIRAVIFIGAGEKAFSVGADLKERKNLTDEQVKRNLFKINEVFNAIDQLPQPTIAAINGFAFGGGMELALACDFRIAAREAVMGLTETGLAIIPGAGGTQRLPRLIGQAKALELILTARRLTADEALHYGLLTRVIPRNDVLDECLNLCVLLLANGPVALQQAKFAIKNGMNTDLSTGLQIERKAYEVTLPTEDRIEALKAFAEKRKPVFKGK from the coding sequence ATGGAGCAAATAGTACTTGCGGTGAACAACCATATTGCGATTGTTACGATTAATCGTGCGGAAGCGCTCAACGCTTTTAATTATGAGACATTGCTTGAATTGCAAAGTAAGGTAGAAGAAATTCGAATTAATTCACGAATCAGGGCTGTCATTTTTATCGGTGCAGGGGAGAAGGCATTTAGTGTGGGTGCCGACTTAAAAGAACGAAAAAACCTAACCGATGAGCAAGTGAAACGAAATTTATTTAAAATCAATGAGGTTTTTAATGCCATTGACCAGCTCCCGCAGCCAACGATTGCTGCTATAAACGGCTTTGCCTTTGGCGGTGGCATGGAGCTTGCCTTGGCTTGCGATTTTCGGATTGCAGCAAGGGAAGCAGTAATGGGACTGACCGAAACAGGCCTTGCGATTATTCCGGGTGCAGGCGGGACACAGCGGCTGCCAAGACTTATTGGACAGGCAAAGGCGCTGGAGCTCATCCTGACAGCACGCAGGCTGACAGCAGACGAGGCACTCCATTATGGACTTCTGACAAGGGTAATTCCTCGAAATGATGTATTGGATGAATGCTTAAACCTTTGTGTGCTGCTGCTCGCAAATGGACCGGTTGCCTTACAGCAAGCAAAATTTGCAATTAAGAATGGGATGAATACCGATTTAAGCACAGGGCTGCAGATTGAACGTAAGGCTTATGAAGTGACACTTCCGACTGAAGACCGCATTGAAGCATTGAAGGCTTTTGCTGAGAAAAGAAAACCTGTTTTTAAAGGGAAATGA
- a CDS encoding AzlC family ABC transporter permease, producing the protein MADLAIDRESSEFKKGIHAGISIGIGYFPIALTFGLLAKTSGLSIYETVFMSIIVFAGASQYISLSLIAYGTGILEIILTTFIVNIRHFLMSATLNEKSEEDHLFNKIFYSFGITDETFSVAATREGKVSTGFMLGLNSVAYVSWVVCSGIGHLIGASLPQTLQESMGVALYAMFIGLLVPSMKKSVKVIFLAVLGAVFNSIFTLGNIMAQGWSIVTATLLSAIIIEIAEVMKTRNRGEHDEE; encoded by the coding sequence TTGGCAGATTTGGCAATTGATAGAGAATCATCTGAATTTAAAAAGGGAATCCATGCGGGGATCAGCATCGGGATTGGATATTTTCCGATTGCACTGACATTTGGTCTACTTGCAAAAACTTCGGGTCTGTCTATTTATGAAACAGTGTTCATGAGTATCATTGTATTTGCCGGGGCATCACAATATATTTCATTAAGTCTTATTGCCTATGGAACAGGAATTTTAGAAATCATATTAACAACATTTATCGTTAATATTAGACATTTCCTTATGAGTGCAACGCTAAATGAAAAAAGTGAAGAGGACCATTTGTTCAACAAAATTTTTTATTCCTTCGGTATAACAGATGAGACCTTCTCAGTTGCGGCAACAAGGGAAGGGAAAGTGTCAACGGGATTTATGCTCGGTCTAAATTCAGTCGCTTATGTAAGCTGGGTTGTTTGTTCAGGAATCGGACATCTAATTGGGGCAAGTCTGCCGCAAACCTTACAAGAGAGCATGGGGGTTGCCCTTTATGCGATGTTTATTGGGCTCTTGGTTCCCTCAATGAAAAAAAGCGTAAAGGTTATCTTTTTGGCCGTCCTAGGTGCGGTCTTCAATTCTATTTTTACACTTGGAAATATAATGGCACAGGGGTGGTCAATTGTAACAGCCACACTATTATCAGCTATTATTATCGAAATTGCGGAAGTGATGAAAACGAGAAATCGGGGTGAACATGATGAGGAGTGA
- a CDS encoding AzlD domain-containing protein produces the protein MRSEMVWMIIGMGMVTFIPRMLPFVLFKGKELPPFIQGVLKNVPYATLGALIFPAVFFIQKNDIWDGVLGAAAAFIAAYLGANVIVVVLGSIAILALYSFLL, from the coding sequence ATGAGGAGTGAAATGGTTTGGATGATAATTGGAATGGGAATGGTAACTTTTATTCCACGGATGCTTCCTTTTGTCCTTTTTAAAGGGAAGGAGCTGCCGCCATTTATTCAAGGTGTATTAAAAAATGTTCCATACGCCACCCTTGGAGCGTTGATATTTCCAGCTGTCTTCTTTATTCAAAAGAATGATATTTGGGATGGTGTCCTCGGTGCTGCTGCTGCCTTTATCGCTGCCTATTTAGGTGCAAATGTCATTGTGGTTGTCCTCGGTTCAATCGCGATCCTCGCACTATACTCTTTTCTCTTGTGA
- a CDS encoding M48 family metallopeptidase translates to MVRKMGVYAVLAFCLYGLFFYWYLFHFANTALPFEFQGSKADPATFLNGRELSLSEEYSKVRNLLFFLSTPFEWLFYFLILLFGFSKAFKRWADSSAKHKLMQMPIYLIWLSFFAFVATFPLNYISYTLSKTYHISTQSFASWMKDELIDFWVNYGTWLIIVPVLYWLMKKSQKRWWLYGWMLSVPFTLFMMFLQPVVIDPLYNDFYPLKNKELETQILTLADRADIPAKHVFEVNMADKTNALNAYVSGIGSNARIVLWDTTLNKLSDNQILFIMAHEICHYVEKHIYFGIGGYLLLSLLGLYLTYRLMNWAVRRWGKELKITDVRDIRSLPLFFMILSMLLFAASPLTNLASRYQETRADKYAIEMTKNPNAAITSFQELTRSGLSQVNPPLLVKIFRYTHPSMLDRISTLEEYEIKHRDQ, encoded by the coding sequence ATGGTAAGAAAAATGGGGGTCTATGCGGTTTTGGCCTTTTGTTTATATGGGTTGTTTTTTTATTGGTATTTATTTCATTTTGCCAATACAGCATTACCATTTGAATTTCAAGGATCAAAAGCGGACCCGGCTACTTTTCTAAATGGTCGAGAGTTAAGCTTAAGTGAGGAATATTCAAAAGTTAGAAACCTATTGTTTTTCTTATCAACGCCGTTCGAATGGCTATTCTATTTTCTCATTTTGTTATTTGGGTTTTCAAAGGCGTTTAAGCGCTGGGCAGACAGCTCTGCGAAGCATAAATTAATGCAAATGCCCATCTATTTAATCTGGTTATCTTTTTTTGCCTTTGTAGCAACGTTTCCACTAAATTATATTAGTTATACTTTGTCAAAAACCTATCATATCTCAACACAATCCTTTGCCTCTTGGATGAAGGATGAGTTAATTGACTTTTGGGTTAATTATGGGACCTGGTTGATTATTGTCCCGGTTTTATACTGGCTGATGAAGAAGAGCCAAAAGCGCTGGTGGCTTTATGGGTGGATGCTGTCGGTTCCGTTTACATTATTTATGATGTTTCTCCAGCCCGTCGTCATTGACCCGCTGTATAATGATTTTTATCCGTTAAAAAATAAAGAATTGGAAACGCAGATTCTTACCCTGGCTGATCGGGCTGATATTCCGGCAAAGCATGTGTTTGAAGTGAACATGGCTGATAAAACCAATGCTTTAAACGCATATGTATCCGGGATTGGCTCAAATGCCAGGATTGTTCTTTGGGATACAACATTAAATAAACTATCGGATAATCAAATTTTATTTATCATGGCCCATGAAATATGTCATTATGTTGAAAAACATATTTATTTCGGAATTGGCGGCTACTTGCTGCTTTCACTACTCGGTCTTTACCTGACCTATAGGTTAATGAATTGGGCAGTAAGGCGCTGGGGAAAGGAATTAAAAATAACAGATGTACGAGATATTCGCTCTCTTCCGTTATTTTTTATGATACTTTCGATGCTCTTGTTTGCAGCAAGTCCATTAACGAATTTGGCTTCCCGCTACCAGGAAACACGTGCTGACAAGTATGCCATCGAAATGACCAAAAATCCTAATGCCGCAATTACTTCTTTTCAAGAATTAACCCGTTCCGGTTTAAGTCAAGTAAATCCGCCATTATTGGTGAAAATTTTCCGCTATACGCATCCGTCTATGCTTGATCGGATTTCAACTTTAGAGGAATATGAAATCAAACATCGTGATCAATAG
- a CDS encoding IDEAL domain-containing protein, giving the protein MNEKSYTELMKLGAMKKNRMKENFVQDLYIDMLLSEIQLTVEKEKLLRKIDVAIDRRDKKSFLSLSSELKKINKRFGT; this is encoded by the coding sequence ATGAATGAAAAATCATACACGGAATTAATGAAACTTGGTGCCATGAAGAAAAATCGCATGAAGGAGAACTTTGTCCAGGATCTTTACATCGATATGCTCTTGTCGGAAATTCAGTTAACAGTTGAAAAAGAAAAATTACTCCGAAAAATTGATGTGGCCATTGACCGTCGGGACAAAAAGTCATTCCTCTCTCTATCTAGTGAGCTCAAGAAAATTAACAAACGATTTGGAACATGA
- a CDS encoding competence protein ComK: MVGIEIGKYVVNPFTLFIEPVEYDKKLYSRIVEEEVEFISPFNPIQNIKHSCSYYGCDYESKRKGTKLLIDYSRKLPIVIEPINGIYAFCTASPYNVNCYWFFLNQIKDYRRISAKQIVVIFHNGYSQTFPISYNSFHSQFAKVLTLQNNLLQRVEHSRKKMFYLEKKPESPKASESNEFYSKDSKNSKDSKE, translated from the coding sequence TTGGTAGGTATCGAAATTGGAAAATATGTGGTAAACCCTTTTACGTTGTTTATTGAACCAGTGGAATACGACAAGAAACTGTATTCCCGTATTGTTGAGGAAGAAGTAGAATTTATCTCTCCGTTTAATCCTATCCAAAATATTAAACACAGCTGTAGTTACTATGGCTGCGATTATGAAAGCAAAAGGAAGGGGACAAAGCTGTTAATTGACTATTCACGAAAACTTCCAATTGTTATTGAACCAATTAACGGAATCTATGCTTTCTGTACGGCATCACCTTACAATGTTAATTGTTATTGGTTCTTCCTTAACCAAATAAAGGATTATCGTCGTATATCTGCAAAACAAATAGTAGTCATTTTTCACAATGGGTATTCACAAACTTTTCCGATCTCCTACAATTCGTTTCATTCACAATTTGCAAAAGTTCTTACTTTACAAAACAATCTCTTGCAAAGAGTTGAACATAGCAGGAAAAAGATGTTTTATTTAGAAAAAAAACCTGAGTCACCAAAGGCATCAGAAAGTAATGAGTTTTATTCAAAGGATTCAAAGAATTCAAAGGATTCAAAGGAATAG
- a CDS encoding LCP family protein, with protein MRADRHQTKKKRRWPSILLAFLLLIGAIAGYAYFQFKQGVNQSLKKINNDSKDENVVYTFEGQKDQYGDTNVLLLGSDARGKEKSRSDTIMIVHYNEDKGTFKITSIMRDSYVTIPGHGKHKINSAFALGGPELMRQTIKQNFDLDLQYFAIADFQGFVQLIDEAFPKGVEIDVEKKMSENIDVTLEPGLQRLDGAHLLGYVRFRHDAIGDFGRVERQQKAVKAIKDQLGGFQTIAKLPKLIGVVSPYVNTNMDASDTLFMAKDFLSDNRGTIETLRIPIENSFTEPRIKGEGSVLDIDVEKNKEALHQFITQ; from the coding sequence ATGAGAGCTGATAGACATCAAACAAAGAAAAAGAGAAGATGGCCGTCCATTTTGCTTGCTTTTTTACTTTTAATTGGTGCAATTGCCGGGTATGCTTATTTTCAATTTAAACAAGGTGTTAACCAATCATTAAAAAAAATAAATAATGATTCGAAAGATGAAAATGTTGTGTATACGTTTGAAGGGCAGAAGGATCAATATGGGGACACAAACGTGCTACTGCTGGGAAGCGATGCGCGAGGTAAGGAAAAGTCTCGATCTGACACCATTATGATTGTCCATTATAACGAAGATAAGGGCACATTTAAGATAACCTCGATTATGAGAGACAGCTATGTCACGATTCCAGGGCACGGCAAGCATAAAATCAATTCAGCATTCGCACTTGGCGGACCGGAATTAATGAGGCAAACAATTAAACAGAATTTCGATCTTGACTTGCAATACTTTGCAATTGCAGATTTCCAAGGCTTTGTCCAGCTAATTGATGAAGCTTTTCCAAAAGGTGTAGAGATTGATGTGGAAAAGAAAATGTCAGAGAATATTGATGTAACATTAGAGCCTGGCCTGCAGAGATTAGATGGTGCACATTTGCTTGGCTATGTTCGCTTCCGTCACGATGCTATTGGTGACTTTGGACGGGTAGAACGCCAGCAAAAGGCTGTAAAAGCCATTAAAGACCAATTGGGAGGGTTTCAAACAATCGCGAAGCTTCCAAAATTAATAGGCGTTGTTTCGCCATACGTTAACACAAATATGGACGCCTCGGACACATTATTTATGGCTAAAGACTTCCTTTCAGATAATAGAGGGACGATTGAAACATTGCGTATACCAATTGAAAACAGTTTTACTGAGCCGCGGATTAAGGGAGAGGGCTCAGTGCTTGATATCGATGTTGAAAAAAATAAAGAGGCACTTCATCAATTTATTACACAATAG
- a CDS encoding TVP38/TMEM64 family protein → MDFDSLKAWFTLEHIMSLIQEYRALGPVPGILLIVLEAFLPFLPLVVFVMANASAFGLWLGFIYSWMGACTGALLVFSVIRRYGQKRLLSFLPKHPKVRNLMDWVDRHGFGPLFLILCFPFTPSAVVNIVAGLSKIRFAQYMLAVCIGKMVMIFTISFIGYDLRSLITKPFRTVFVLLIIFILWYVGKRIEVRLNKSIETDHNGEIDRNKEKEKRRSFNEN, encoded by the coding sequence ATGGACTTCGACTCACTTAAAGCGTGGTTTACACTAGAACATATAATGAGTCTCATACAAGAATATCGGGCACTTGGACCAGTTCCAGGTATATTGCTAATCGTTCTTGAAGCATTTTTGCCATTTCTCCCGTTAGTTGTGTTCGTAATGGCAAATGCCAGCGCTTTTGGACTTTGGTTAGGATTTATCTATTCTTGGATGGGAGCCTGTACTGGAGCCTTACTTGTTTTTTCGGTAATCAGAAGGTATGGACAAAAACGACTATTATCTTTTTTGCCTAAACACCCGAAGGTACGTAATTTGATGGACTGGGTGGACCGTCATGGGTTCGGTCCCCTTTTCTTAATCCTATGTTTTCCATTTACCCCTTCCGCGGTCGTAAACATTGTTGCTGGCCTGTCAAAAATAAGGTTTGCTCAATATATGCTGGCAGTGTGTATTGGGAAAATGGTGATGATCTTTACAATCAGCTTTATTGGTTATGATCTCCGTTCATTAATAACAAAGCCTTTTCGTACGGTTTTCGTGCTGCTTATTATTTTTATTCTTTGGTATGTAGGGAAAAGAATTGAAGTAAGGTTGAATAAGAGCATAGAAACTGACCATAATGGGGAAATAGATAGAAATAAAGAGAAGGAGAAACGGAGGAGCTTCAATGAAAATTGA
- the lepB gene encoding signal peptidase I, which produces MKIEWKKEGLEWVKAFAIGIIIFIFIRTFFFSNYIVEGESMMPTLQDGNKLVVNKLGVQVGELTRFDVIVFHANAKEDFVKRIIGLPGDKIEYRDDLLYINGHKYEEPFLKTYKQKAPGMKLTGDFSLKELFGENVVPEGKLFVLGDNRLGSWDSRQFGFIDASQVVGKVDLRYWPLNEMDVHF; this is translated from the coding sequence ATGAAAATTGAGTGGAAAAAGGAAGGACTGGAATGGGTTAAAGCATTTGCGATAGGTATTATTATCTTTATTTTTATTCGGACATTTTTCTTTTCTAATTATATTGTTGAAGGCGAATCCATGATGCCTACACTTCAAGACGGAAATAAACTGGTTGTGAATAAGCTAGGAGTTCAAGTCGGAGAATTGACCCGATTTGATGTCATCGTGTTTCATGCAAATGCCAAAGAGGACTTTGTTAAACGGATTATCGGGCTGCCGGGGGATAAAATCGAATACCGGGATGATTTGTTATATATTAATGGTCATAAGTATGAGGAACCGTTTTTAAAAACATATAAGCAAAAGGCACCTGGAATGAAACTTACTGGAGATTTTAGTTTAAAGGAATTATTCGGTGAAAATGTGGTTCCGGAAGGAAAATTATTTGTCCTTGGCGATAATCGGTTGGGAAGCTGGGACAGCCGTCAATTCGGATTCATCGATGCAAGTCAGGTAGTCGGAAAAGTGGATTTACGCTATTGGCCTTTAAATGAAATGGACGTTCATTTTTAA